Proteins encoded in a region of the Phaenicophaeus curvirostris isolate KB17595 chromosome 1, BPBGC_Pcur_1.0, whole genome shotgun sequence genome:
- the FUT4 gene encoding LOW QUALITY PROTEIN: alpha-(1,3)-fucosyltransferase 4 (The sequence of the model RefSeq protein was modified relative to this genomic sequence to represent the inferred CDS: inserted 2 bases in 2 codons) produces MDTLHLTAEMRQTGADIRLPKAPSNLALNTSRVYAWYYWRLKEHLAVNVYGAGGVELDRSSPVETILVHKFYLACENSQSTNYITKKLWXVFGPHRANYDSFIPLNSFIHVDDFXRLLATYLKFLNKSKSNYGRYFAGRKKYEVHVALFWDEPFCKVCEAVRATGNQIKTVHDLASWFES; encoded by the exons ATGGACACACTGCATCTTACAGCAGAAATGAGGCAAACTGGAGCTGAC atcaggctgcccaaggccccatccaacctggccttgaacacctccagggtctATGCGTGGTATTACTGGCGGCTGAAGGAGCATCTCGCTGTCAacgtctatggggcaggaggggtagAGCTGGACCGCAGCAGCCCGGTGGAGACCATCTTAGTCCACAAGTTCTACTTGGCCTGCGAGAACTCGCAGAGCACCAACTACATCACCAAGAAGCTCT TCGTCTTTGGCCCACACAGAGCCAACTACGACAGCTTCATCCCCCTGAACTCCTTCATCCATGTTGATGACT TCCGGCTGCTGGCCACCTATCTGAAGTTCCTCAATAAGAGCAAATCCAACTACGGGAGGTATTTTGCCGGGAGGAAGAAGTACGAGGTCCATGTTGCCTTGTTCTGGGACGAGCCTTTCTGCAAGGTTTGCGAGGCTGTGAGGGCAACTGGGAATCAAATCAAGACTGTACACGATCTGGCCAGCTGGTTTGAAAGCTGA